In Drosophila yakuba strain Tai18E2 chromosome 2R, Prin_Dyak_Tai18E2_2.1, whole genome shotgun sequence, a single genomic region encodes these proteins:
- the LOC6531695 gene encoding uncharacterized protein LOC6531695 isoform X1: MALASAAAALLKGSQTPLQQLLEDINFQRTKEMRQLLKDDGGFVVLQGTTYWTDLFVRHFLFQTEPVHSIDSDDLLFFVRKKHVKSSSRHMPKFETEVEVFRKDSRKLPIGDPDVDWEETVYLNMVIHQFDYTLTLAICTRTSPKELQVLRRHSQRVYASPSRRKMDTKGEGEEITYPHICFMVDNFDEVFSDILVRDGEMVCVELVANDKDGAVQGVIFLGSIRYDALKKVYDARQSSLSSKVAQRMSFGLFSSGAGVQTRCEFVRMKGPQGKGHAEMAVTKPKGSGVETPTSEPGFCATDMWDEWEEENDDYCTYRHQRRLSDPSANLNNFSRYGWRTKNSNNQDMVGSGTSPSVGAKARSENEGLDSLASEVSEIEAGDLRDDQQRPAFSASAAKLHPNPNCETHKLATGDQEKLPQKSPSESTSSAPAEAAVPAVTPPPLSAAAEVTVAGDNSGTGQSSTTGCNCFGGKKCKKRWASAKNTDTPEMSEVYCPSCEDPSNESPACLAKMPDKRPTRLKPKSSILSVESELLVGKRSSFRLPSETKRKQQGGSITRSASLSAADRRTSLPVATKRIIPPRLRTAKAKDLEKDKEKEKDKNKENDKKSSNQKVNGSATNFLAKMSPKRLKAGKEKEKDKCGDKEKEKDKGKAIDAAKKKAVNNNNPRPATSKTEEYEIADDATSLNGSESEAVGAAKMILLSETDSKLMISVRGREELPVVDSPKNPTKRFEKCVGLPVEPENHPLQPDENNENEQSDITNVISPTELTPMLDVANGNEQVTSATLPRTAKQAHVSKMLHLVPKRRTPDGTNIYYWCDVPKKAIKELDDGAYNPLWTSRGFTQSFHFWKENRRQQSTPLNAFLTYVTLPWWSIAKDLLDHRETPILTF, translated from the exons ATGGCCCTCGCCagtgccgccgccgccctCTTGAAGGGTTCCCAGACGCCTCTGCAGCAGCTCCTGGAGGACATCAACTTCCAGCGCACCAAGGAGATGCGCCAGCTGCTCAAGGATG ATGGCGGTTTCGTGGTCCTACAGGGCACCACCTACTGGACGGACCTCTTTGTGCGCCATTTCCTCTTCCAGACAGAGCCCGTGCACAGCATCGACTCTGACGATTTGCTCTTCTTCGTGCGCAAAAAGCACGTGAAGAGCTCCTCTCGCCACATGCCAAAATTTGAG ACTGAGGTGGAGGTATTCCGCAAGGACTCGCGCAAACTGCCCATCGGCGATCCCGATGTGGACTGGGAGGAGACGGTTTATCTCAACATGGTCATTCATCAGTTCGATTACACGTTGACACTGGCCATTTGTACCAGGACGTCGCCCAAGGAGTTGCAGGTGCTACGAAGGCATTCGCAAAGGGTGTACGCAAGTCCCAGTCGTCGGAAGATGGACACCAAGGGCGAGGGCGAGGAGATCACGTATCCGCACATCTGCTTCATGGTCGATAATTTCGACGAGGTGTTCAGCGACATCTTGGTGCGCGACGGGGAGATGGTGTGCGTCGAGCTGGTGGCCAACGACAAAGATGGAGCAGTCCAAGGGGTGATCTTCTTGGGTTCCATACGCTATGATGCCTTGAAAAAGGTGTACGATGCCAGG CAATCCAGTCTGAGTTCCAAGGTGGCGCAACGCATGTCCTTTGGCCTGTTCAGCAGTGGAGCTGGTGTCCAAACACGCTGTGAGTTTGTCCGAATGAAGGGACCTCAGGGAAAGGGCCACGCCGAGATGGCGGTGACCAAGCCAAAAGGATCCGGTGTGGAGACACCCACCAGCGAGCCGGGGTTCTGTGCCACGGACATGTGGGACGAGTGGGAGGAGGAGAACGACGACTATTGCACCTATCGACATCAGCGACGACTCAGCGATCCGAGCGCCAATCTCAATAACTTCTCACGCTACGGGTGGCGTACGAAGAATTCGAATAACCAGGATATGGTGGGCAGTGGCACCAGTCCAAGTGTGGGCGCCAAGGCGCGATCGGAGAACGAGGGACTGGACTCGCTGGCTAGCGAGGTGTCAGAAATCGAGGCTGGAGATTTGCGCGACG ATCAGCAACGTCCTGCTTTCTCGGCCTCTGCGGCAAAACTGCACCCAAATCCGAACTGCGAGACACACAAACTCGCGACTGGTGACCAAGAAAAGTTGCCCCAAAAATCTCCCAGTGAGAGTACTTCCTCTGCTCCAGCGGAAGCCGCTGTTCCTGCTGTTACTCCGCCCCCATTGAGTGCCGCCGCGGAGGTCACTGTTGCCGGCGACAACAGCGGTACTGGACAAAGCTCAACCACGGGCTGCAATTGCTTTGGTGGCAAAAAGTGTAAGAAGCGCTGGGCGTCGGCCAAGAACACGGACACCCCGGAAATGTCCGAGGTATACTGCCCCAGTTGCGAGGATCCGTCCAACGAGTCGCCCGCCTGCCTGGCCAAGATGCCCGACAAGCGGCCCACCCGTCTCAAGCCCAAGAGCAGCATCCTAAGTGTAGAGAGCGAGTTGCTCGTGGGCAAAAGAAGCAGTTTCCGGCTACCATCGGAGACCAAACGCAAGCAACAGGGCGGAAGCATTACGAGGAGTGCCTCCCTGAGTGCCGCTGATCGCAGGACCAGTCTCCCGGTGGCCACCAAAAGGATCATACCTCCAAGACTGCGCACGGCCAAAGCCAAGGATCTCGAGAAAGACaaggagaaggaaaaggaTAAAAACAAGGAGAACGACAAGAAGTCTTCAAATCAGAAGGTCAACGGCTCAGCGACCAACTTTCTGGCCAAGATGTCGCCGAAGCGGCTTAAAGCCGGCAAAGAGAAGGAGAAGGACAAATGTGGCGACaaggagaaggaaaaggaCAAGGGCAAAGCGATTGATGCAGCTAAAAAGAAAGCTGTTAATAATAACAATCCAAGGCCCGCCACTTCCAAAACGGAGGAGTACGAGATCGCCGATGATGCTACCTCGCTGAATGGAAGTGAATCTGAAGCAGTTGGAGCTGCCAAGATGATCCTCCTAAGTGAGACCGACAGCAAGCTGATGATTAGTGTGCGCGGACGAGAAGAGCTGCCGGTGGTGGATTCTCCCAAGAACCCGACAAAACgttttgaaaagtgtgtcGGCTTGCCAGTGGAGCCGGAGAATCATCCGCTGCAGCCGGACGAGAACAATGAGAACGAGCAGAGCGATATCACAAACGTGATATCGCCCACGGAACTAACACCCATGCTGGATGTGGCCAATGGCAACGAGCAGGTCACCAGTGCTACTCTTCCGAGAACAGCCAAGCAGGCTCACGTCAGCAAGATGCTGCATTTGGTGCCCAAGCGCAGAACACCCGATGGCACTAACATCTACTATTGGTGCGATGTGCCCAAAAAGGCAATAAAAG AGCTCGACGATGGCGCTTATAATCCGCTGTGGACTAGTCGAGGCTTCACGCaatcttttcatttctggaaGGAGAATAGAAGACAGCAGTCGACGCCGCTTAATGCATTCCTCACTTATGTGACACTGCCCTGGTGGAGCATTGCAAAAG ATCTCTTGGATCACCGGGAAACACCTATTCTGACCTTTTAG
- the LOC6531696 gene encoding SET domain-containing protein SmydA-8 isoform X2: MAAVTDDFARKCEIKQNDTLGRFVVALCNLRAGETLLLENPIVVLPQIGDRRCSKCFKLTQSFCRKCRLLALCEDCSDHDGRDCRRLAEMNLSNDQVELLQRKEHTEIQSALKCLLLREHEETLPLYEEMSQMESQLASRRGTDIWKSYQEHAFAPLDSGGVLKQLRGSADEDLVQGLLGILDVNAYEIRAPESGGAMRGLYRRAGLFAHSCMPNLVISIDDERRIKVYANRFIAAGEILYNCYTNVLLGTEERQQILKEGKCFDCTCPRCKDPTELGTHMSSFMCSHCSCTGGYIVRQPNTGIWQCLLNPEHTLKQEFVANMLERAKEEIFHARDDIYRLELLLAKLSRLLHRNHFLMLDLKQNIASILRQILQNMATRPNKKVYERKIRLCQEILLVLKVVTPGISRLKAIALYELANTQAELARKMYTEMEHSANDLLSELERVEVMLRESLRMLLFEPLATPEGQLTRSMLRELKELQDDIKNLRESDDDVLS, from the exons ATGGCCGCAGTAACCGACGATTTTGCAAGGAAGTGCGAAATAAAGCAGAATGACACGCTGGGCAG ATTTGTGGTTGCCCTCTGTAATCTTCGGGCTGGCGAGACTCTGCTGCTGGAGAATCCCATCGTAGTCCTACCCCAAATCGGTGATAGACGCTGCTCCAAGTGCTTTAAACTAACCCAGAGTTTTTGTAG AAAGTGCCGTCTTTTGGCTTTGTGTGAAGATTGCTCGGATCATGATGGGCGCGATTGCCGAAGGCTTGCTGAAATGAATTTGTCCAACGATCAGGTGGAGCTGCTCCAGAGAAAGGAACACACCGAAATCCAGTCAGCTCTGAAATGTCTGCTGTTAAGAGAGCACGAGGAAACCCTGCCCTTGTACGAGGAAATGTCTCAAATGGAATCCCAACTGGCGAGTAGAAGAGGCACCGATATCTGGAAAAGCTACCAGGAGCACGCATTTGCTCCTCTAGATTCTGGTGGAGTGCTAAAACAACTACGAGGCTCGGCGGATGAGGACCTAGTGCAGGGCTTGCTTGGCATCCTGGACGTAAATGCCTATGAGATAAGGGCTCCGGAGTCGGGTGGCGCCATGAGAGGACTGTATCGTAGGGCGGGACTCTTTGCCCATAGCTGCATGCCCAACCTGGTCATCTCAATCGATGACGAACGACGTATAAAGGTCTACGCCAATCGGTTTATAGCCGCCGGAGAGATTCTTTACAATTGCTACACCAATGTGCTCCTGGGCACCGAGGAGCGTCAACAAATTCTGAAGGAGGGCAAGTGCTTTGACTGCACCTGTCCGCGATGCAAGGATCCCACCGAGCTGGGAACACACATGAGCAGTTTCATGTGCAGCCACTGCTCCTGCACGGGTGGCTACATAGTCCGTCAGCCGAATACGGGAATTTGGCAGTGCCTTCTAAATCCAGAGCATACACTGAAACAGGAGTTTGTAGCGAATATGCTGGAGCGGGCTAAAGAGGAGATATTCCACGCAAGGGATGATATTTACAGGCTGGAGCTCCTCTTGGCCAAGTTGAGTCGCCTTCTGCATCGGAATCATTTTCTAATGCTCGACCTAAAGCAAAATATCGCTTCTATATTGCGACAGATCCTTCAGAACATGGCAACCCGACCAAATAAGAAGGTCTATGAGCGGAAAATTCGTTTGTGCCAGGAGATATTATTGGTACTCAAGGTCGTAACCCCTGGAATCTCCAGATTAAAGGCTATCGCCCTCTATGAACTGGCCAACACTCAAGCCGAATTGGCCAGAAAAATGTATACTGAGATGGAGCATAGTGCCAATGACCTTCTG TCGGAATTGGAACGAGTTGAGGTCATGCTGCGGGAATCCCTGCGAATGCTTCTATTTGAGCCACTGGCCACTCCAGAGGGTCAGCTGACGCGATCAATGCTCCGAGAGCTGAAGGAGCTGCAGGATGATATAAAAAATCTTCGAGAATCTGATGACGATGTG ctCAGCTAG
- the LOC6531696 gene encoding SET domain-containing protein SmydA-8 isoform X1 codes for MAAVTDDFARKCEIKQNDTLGRFVVALCNLRAGETLLLENPIVVLPQIGDRRCSKCFKLTQSFCRKCRLLALCEDCSDHDGRDCRRLAEMNLSNDQVELLQRKEHTEIQSALKCLLLREHEETLPLYEEMSQMESQLASRRGTDIWKSYQEHAFAPLDSGGVLKQLRGSADEDLVQGLLGILDVNAYEIRAPESGGAMRGLYRRAGLFAHSCMPNLVISIDDERRIKVYANRFIAAGEILYNCYTNVLLGTEERQQILKEGKCFDCTCPRCKDPTELGTHMSSFMCSHCSCTGGYIVRQPNTGIWQCLLNPEHTLKQEFVANMLERAKEEIFHARDDIYRLELLLAKLSRLLHRNHFLMLDLKQNIASILRQILQNMATRPNKKVYERKIRLCQEILLVLKVVTPGISRLKAIALYELANTQAELARKMYTEMEHSANDLLSELERVEVMLRESLRMLLFEPLATPEGQLTRSMLRELKELQDDIKNLRESDDDVVN; via the exons ATGGCCGCAGTAACCGACGATTTTGCAAGGAAGTGCGAAATAAAGCAGAATGACACGCTGGGCAG ATTTGTGGTTGCCCTCTGTAATCTTCGGGCTGGCGAGACTCTGCTGCTGGAGAATCCCATCGTAGTCCTACCCCAAATCGGTGATAGACGCTGCTCCAAGTGCTTTAAACTAACCCAGAGTTTTTGTAG AAAGTGCCGTCTTTTGGCTTTGTGTGAAGATTGCTCGGATCATGATGGGCGCGATTGCCGAAGGCTTGCTGAAATGAATTTGTCCAACGATCAGGTGGAGCTGCTCCAGAGAAAGGAACACACCGAAATCCAGTCAGCTCTGAAATGTCTGCTGTTAAGAGAGCACGAGGAAACCCTGCCCTTGTACGAGGAAATGTCTCAAATGGAATCCCAACTGGCGAGTAGAAGAGGCACCGATATCTGGAAAAGCTACCAGGAGCACGCATTTGCTCCTCTAGATTCTGGTGGAGTGCTAAAACAACTACGAGGCTCGGCGGATGAGGACCTAGTGCAGGGCTTGCTTGGCATCCTGGACGTAAATGCCTATGAGATAAGGGCTCCGGAGTCGGGTGGCGCCATGAGAGGACTGTATCGTAGGGCGGGACTCTTTGCCCATAGCTGCATGCCCAACCTGGTCATCTCAATCGATGACGAACGACGTATAAAGGTCTACGCCAATCGGTTTATAGCCGCCGGAGAGATTCTTTACAATTGCTACACCAATGTGCTCCTGGGCACCGAGGAGCGTCAACAAATTCTGAAGGAGGGCAAGTGCTTTGACTGCACCTGTCCGCGATGCAAGGATCCCACCGAGCTGGGAACACACATGAGCAGTTTCATGTGCAGCCACTGCTCCTGCACGGGTGGCTACATAGTCCGTCAGCCGAATACGGGAATTTGGCAGTGCCTTCTAAATCCAGAGCATACACTGAAACAGGAGTTTGTAGCGAATATGCTGGAGCGGGCTAAAGAGGAGATATTCCACGCAAGGGATGATATTTACAGGCTGGAGCTCCTCTTGGCCAAGTTGAGTCGCCTTCTGCATCGGAATCATTTTCTAATGCTCGACCTAAAGCAAAATATCGCTTCTATATTGCGACAGATCCTTCAGAACATGGCAACCCGACCAAATAAGAAGGTCTATGAGCGGAAAATTCGTTTGTGCCAGGAGATATTATTGGTACTCAAGGTCGTAACCCCTGGAATCTCCAGATTAAAGGCTATCGCCCTCTATGAACTGGCCAACACTCAAGCCGAATTGGCCAGAAAAATGTATACTGAGATGGAGCATAGTGCCAATGACCTTCTG TCGGAATTGGAACGAGTTGAGGTCATGCTGCGGGAATCCCTGCGAATGCTTCTATTTGAGCCACTGGCCACTCCAGAGGGTCAGCTGACGCGATCAATGCTCCGAGAGCTGAAGGAGCTGCAGGATGATATAAAAAATCTTCGAGAATCTGATGACGATGTGGTAAATTAA
- the LOC6531695 gene encoding uncharacterized protein KIAA0930 homolog isoform X2 has product MALASAAAALLKGSQTPLQQLLEDINFQRTKEMRQLLKDDGGFVVLQGTTYWTDLFVRHFLFQTEPVHSIDSDDLLFFVRKKHVKSSSRHMPKFETEVEVFRKDSRKLPIGDPDVDWEETVYLNMVIHQFDYTLTLAICTRTSPKELQVLRRHSQRVYASPSRRKMDTKGEGEEITYPHICFMVDNFDEVFSDILVRDGEMVCVELVANDKDGAVQGVIFLGSIRYDALKKVYDARQSSLSSKVAQRMSFGLFSSGAGVQTRCEFVRMKGPQGKGHAEMAVTKPKGSGVETPTSEPGFCATDMWDEWEEENDDYCTYRHQRRLSDPSANLNNFSRYGWRTKNSNNQDMVGSGTSPSVGAKARSENEGLDSLASEVSEIEAGDLRDELDDGAYNPLWTSRGFTQSFHFWKENRRQQSTPLNAFLTYVTLPWWSIAKDLLDHRETPILTF; this is encoded by the exons ATGGCCCTCGCCagtgccgccgccgccctCTTGAAGGGTTCCCAGACGCCTCTGCAGCAGCTCCTGGAGGACATCAACTTCCAGCGCACCAAGGAGATGCGCCAGCTGCTCAAGGATG ATGGCGGTTTCGTGGTCCTACAGGGCACCACCTACTGGACGGACCTCTTTGTGCGCCATTTCCTCTTCCAGACAGAGCCCGTGCACAGCATCGACTCTGACGATTTGCTCTTCTTCGTGCGCAAAAAGCACGTGAAGAGCTCCTCTCGCCACATGCCAAAATTTGAG ACTGAGGTGGAGGTATTCCGCAAGGACTCGCGCAAACTGCCCATCGGCGATCCCGATGTGGACTGGGAGGAGACGGTTTATCTCAACATGGTCATTCATCAGTTCGATTACACGTTGACACTGGCCATTTGTACCAGGACGTCGCCCAAGGAGTTGCAGGTGCTACGAAGGCATTCGCAAAGGGTGTACGCAAGTCCCAGTCGTCGGAAGATGGACACCAAGGGCGAGGGCGAGGAGATCACGTATCCGCACATCTGCTTCATGGTCGATAATTTCGACGAGGTGTTCAGCGACATCTTGGTGCGCGACGGGGAGATGGTGTGCGTCGAGCTGGTGGCCAACGACAAAGATGGAGCAGTCCAAGGGGTGATCTTCTTGGGTTCCATACGCTATGATGCCTTGAAAAAGGTGTACGATGCCAGG CAATCCAGTCTGAGTTCCAAGGTGGCGCAACGCATGTCCTTTGGCCTGTTCAGCAGTGGAGCTGGTGTCCAAACACGCTGTGAGTTTGTCCGAATGAAGGGACCTCAGGGAAAGGGCCACGCCGAGATGGCGGTGACCAAGCCAAAAGGATCCGGTGTGGAGACACCCACCAGCGAGCCGGGGTTCTGTGCCACGGACATGTGGGACGAGTGGGAGGAGGAGAACGACGACTATTGCACCTATCGACATCAGCGACGACTCAGCGATCCGAGCGCCAATCTCAATAACTTCTCACGCTACGGGTGGCGTACGAAGAATTCGAATAACCAGGATATGGTGGGCAGTGGCACCAGTCCAAGTGTGGGCGCCAAGGCGCGATCGGAGAACGAGGGACTGGACTCGCTGGCTAGCGAGGTGTCAGAAATCGAGGCTGGAGATTTGCGCGACG AGCTCGACGATGGCGCTTATAATCCGCTGTGGACTAGTCGAGGCTTCACGCaatcttttcatttctggaaGGAGAATAGAAGACAGCAGTCGACGCCGCTTAATGCATTCCTCACTTATGTGACACTGCCCTGGTGGAGCATTGCAAAAG ATCTCTTGGATCACCGGGAAACACCTATTCTGACCTTTTAG
- the LOC6531697 gene encoding SET domain-containing protein SmydA-8 translates to MQEFGENIQQAHDEKLGRHLVASISIEPGDTILEERPLLVAPHWECHQLKCAQCLQESYVICRRCQVFPLCMDCSQHDEFECEFFASGAGKALCKDILVKNFGICGLLKLLLLLENPNTQADCQMLIGVPINLGDYRDGEGMWQEHEELVVRPLMECGLVDCLPTQQLTSDILHAHCIRIDSNSFEVTAKDGDTLKGVFVWGATLPHHCVPNTVVALDEQFNMKLYAAVPLQPGDIIYNSYTNPLMGTSQRQHQLRLSRRLECTCTRCLDPTEMGTHMSSLKCKECGGFSVCEIDSNGKLGDWRCPDCKALLTAAEVHELQAEVGSALVDAMGDLQVYEALLTQYGPLLHPNHFMLLDIKQNIASILRAAALMTAMDQPCKKLLARRVELCSDLLPVCRAVVPGISKLYAIGLFEYLLALVELVELQFAESDLNKKEYVAHLKTASLVATEAMDLLRFEPENSAEGYLADRISMELERIESDLKKYGR, encoded by the exons ATGCAAGAATTTGGCGAAAATATTCAGCAGGCTCACGATGAGAAGCTGGGCAG GCATCTGGTGGCTAGTATAAGCATCGAGCCGGGAGATACTATATTGGAGGAGCGACCCTTGCTGGTAGCCCCGCACTGGGAATGCCATCAGCTAAAGTGCGCCCAGTGCCTTCAGGAATCCTATGTGATATGCCGAAGGTGTCAGGTATTTCCCCTTTGCATGGACTGCAGCCAGCATGATGAGTTCGAGTGCGAGTTTTTCGCCAGCGGAGCGGGCAAAGCCCTCTGCAAGGATATTCTGGTTAAGAACTTTGGCATATGTGGTCTTCTAAAGCTCCTCCTTTTGCTGGAGAATCCTAATACGCAAGCAGATTGCCAAATGCTTATTGGTGTTCCTATAAATCTGGGTGATTACCGCGACGGAGAAGGAATGTGGCAAGAGCACGAGGAGTTAGTGGTGCGTCCTCTAATGGAGTGTGGCCTAGTGGATTGTCTTCCCACTCAGCAGTTGACTTCGGATATACTTCACGCTCACTGCATACGTATCGACAGTAATTCCTTCGAGGTGACCGCCAAGGATGGTGATACCTTGAAGGGAGTTTTCGTTTGGGGTGCTACCTTGCCGCATCACTGCGTTCCGAACACGGTGGTCGCATTGGATGAACAGTTCAACATGAAGCTATATGCGGCGGTTCCCCTGCAGCCCGGCGACATTATATACAATTCCTACACCAATCCGCTGATGGGCACCAGTCAGAGACAACACCAACTGCGTCTAAGTAGGAGACTGGAGTGTACCTGCACGCGCTGTCTGGATCCAACTGAGATGGGCACCCACATGAGCAGCTTGAAGTGCAAGGAGTGTGGCGGATTTTCAGTTTGCGAGATTGATTCAAATGGAAAACTGGGAGACTGGCGCTGCCCGGATTGTAAAGCCCTGCTAACCGCTGCCGAAGTCCACGAACTACAGGCCGAAGTCGGATCAGCCTTGGTAGACGCCATGGGTGACCTGCAGGTCTATGAAGCCCTGCTGACCCAGTACGGGCCACTGCTGCATCCCAATCATTTCATGCTGCTGGATATCAAGCAGAACATTGCCAGTATTCTGCGAGCGGCCGCATTAATGACGGCCATGGACCAACCGTGCAAGAAACTCCTCGCTCGCCGGGTGGAACTCTGCTCCGACTTACTGCCCGTCTGTCGGGCTGTGGTTCCAGGCATCTCCAAGTTGTATGCCATTGGTCTGTTTGAGTATTTGCTGGCCTTGGTTGAGCTTGTGGAATTGCAATTCGCCGAAAGTGATCTGAATAAAAAGGAATATGTG GCTCATTTAAAGACTGCAAGTCTGGTGGCCACGGAAGCAATGGACCTACTTCGCTTTGAGCCCGAAAACTCGGCAGAAGGCTATCTTGCGGACCGGATTTCgatggagctggagcggaTTGAGTCCGATTTGAAGAAATACGGCAGATAG